A genome region from Alkalibaculum bacchi includes the following:
- a CDS encoding nitroreductase family protein, which yields MLDIIKTRRSIRKFEDREVEKDKLKAILQGALTAPSSRGKRPWNLIAVTEKEQFNQLSQCREVGSSFLADASACIVIVGDPTVTDVWIEDASIIATILLLEAHGQGLGACWCQVRNRETKDGNSSSDFVKSVLGIPAQYSVECIIGMGYPGEEKQPYDEDELPYDKIRYGRW from the coding sequence ATGTTAGATATAATCAAAACAAGAAGAAGTATTCGGAAGTTTGAAGACAGAGAAGTAGAAAAAGACAAGCTTAAAGCTATTTTGCAAGGTGCTTTAACAGCTCCTTCGTCAAGGGGGAAGAGACCTTGGAATCTTATAGCAGTCACAGAAAAGGAACAGTTCAATCAATTATCTCAGTGTAGAGAAGTAGGTTCAAGCTTTTTAGCCGACGCTTCTGCCTGCATCGTTATTGTAGGAGACCCTACAGTTACAGATGTATGGATTGAAGACGCATCTATTATCGCTACCATATTACTTCTAGAAGCCCATGGACAAGGATTGGGGGCTTGTTGGTGCCAAGTGAGAAATAGAGAAACGAAAGATGGAAATAGTTCAAGTGACTTTGTAAAAAGTGTTTTAGGTATACCAGCACAATACTCTGTAGAATGCATCATTGGAATGGGATATCCTGGGGAGGAAAAGCAACCTTACGATGAAGACGAATTGCCATATGATAAGATTCGTTATGGAAGGTGGTAA
- a CDS encoding DUF3810 domain-containing protein: protein MVVSIFIAFIAFLTWLLTIFASKNPETVESMYSSTIYPYIAKFLSAFNGFVPISLAEILLFVLLLFLVLLLLKPKLFFNKKTQFFHFLVRTISLLYIGFYLLWGFNYYRLDYIEIANMNTEPATMQELEELTVQTIRKINLVRQGLQEDSNGVFVLKDSFGELSKKAQKAFYKEDNDLLFPINGHAKPIFLSQWMSFTGIMGIYIPYTFEPNINTDIPPQNLPSTIIHEMAHQRGFAKEEEANFIAYKVSTNHSDPIFQYSGYYLAMQYLMEEMHKLDESSYKIIYSTISDAVKRDMEYSRNYWKAKEGKAEELAHKLNDNYLKANNQTQGILSYNGVVKLLLSDFKDTSSNSN, encoded by the coding sequence ATGGTTGTTAGTATTTTCATTGCTTTTATAGCATTTCTTACGTGGCTTCTTACAATTTTTGCATCTAAAAACCCTGAAACTGTAGAGTCTATGTACTCTTCAACAATTTATCCATACATAGCAAAATTCCTTAGCGCCTTTAATGGATTCGTTCCCATATCCCTTGCTGAAATTTTACTCTTTGTCTTATTGTTGTTTTTAGTGTTACTACTATTAAAACCTAAATTGTTCTTTAATAAAAAAACTCAATTTTTTCATTTTTTAGTAAGAACAATAAGTTTATTATATATTGGTTTTTATCTATTATGGGGTTTTAATTATTACAGGCTTGATTACATAGAAATCGCGAATATGAACACTGAACCTGCTACTATGCAAGAATTAGAAGAACTTACTGTTCAAACTATAAGGAAAATAAACCTCGTTCGTCAAGGTTTACAAGAAGACTCTAATGGGGTATTTGTTTTAAAAGATTCTTTTGGTGAATTAAGCAAAAAAGCACAAAAGGCATTTTACAAAGAAGACAACGATCTATTATTTCCTATTAACGGACATGCAAAACCGATTTTTTTATCTCAGTGGATGAGCTTTACGGGAATTATGGGAATTTACATTCCTTATACTTTTGAACCAAATATAAATACGGATATTCCTCCCCAGAATCTTCCATCAACTATTATTCACGAAATGGCACATCAACGGGGTTTTGCTAAGGAAGAAGAGGCAAACTTTATCGCTTATAAAGTATCCACCAATCATTCAGATCCAATTTTTCAATATTCAGGTTACTATCTAGCAATGCAGTATTTAATGGAGGAAATGCACAAATTAGATGAGAGCAGTTATAAAATAATTTACTCGACTATTAGCGATGCTGTAAAACGAGATATGGAATACAGCAGAAATTACTGGAAAGCAAAAGAAGGAAAAGCCGAGGAATTAGCCCATAAACTAAACGACAATTACCTAAAAGCCAACAATCAGACACAAGGCATCCTAAGTTATAATGGCGTTGTAAAACTTTTATTATCTGATTTTAAAGACACTTCTTCTAACAGTAATTGA
- a CDS encoding diguanylate cyclase, which translates to MNGVRIIILIFIIFVLLIHVLIYKRRNNILIENKKRYEKEVLRLQILTNVLTRKFISKQEQLDYLLHQALKLTQSQYGYIYLYDEERREFCLNSWTSSIIKDCILMEESMKYELDKTGVCEEVVRQKKPIVINDVHKECVQKKGCSGCPKGYGSLNKLMTIPVIIDDEIVAIVGVGNKSRDYNDEDIYHLTALMSGVWHAVERRKTLENIEYLSFHDSLTDLYNRRFFDEEVKRLDRERNLPISIIMGDVNGLKFTNDIFGHSYGDLLLKKIAEVLKEVCRADDIIARIGGDEFMILLPRTNYCEAKKIISRIKNELPMKKVRFIKCDMSLGAYTKVDKNQSFKEVIDKAEEKMYFEKSIRKKEVQEQLVSFIINELHKISETEYNHYLRVSQLCKKLGRVLFLPEDEIQNLKTAGYIHDIGKVALDQKYFDKEYKLCHQEIKEMKKHPLLGYRILNLVHANNKLAEAVLHHHELWDGSGYPQGLKGEEIPLYSRIISLAECYDRYTNENDENNPIEKKEVLSHIKEFAGQKYDPKLAELFIKIIE; encoded by the coding sequence ATGAACGGAGTACGCATTATTATACTAATTTTCATCATTTTTGTTTTACTCATTCATGTTTTGATTTATAAAAGACGTAATAATATTTTAATAGAAAATAAAAAAAGATATGAAAAAGAAGTTTTAAGATTACAAATATTAACAAATGTCTTGACAAGAAAATTTATAAGCAAACAAGAGCAGTTAGATTATCTCCTACATCAAGCTCTAAAGTTAACACAAAGCCAATATGGGTATATCTATTTATATGATGAAGAAAGAAGAGAATTTTGCCTTAATTCATGGACAAGTAGCATTATAAAAGATTGTATTCTAATGGAAGAATCGATGAAGTATGAACTCGACAAAACAGGCGTATGTGAGGAGGTAGTAAGGCAGAAAAAACCAATTGTAATAAATGATGTTCACAAAGAATGTGTACAAAAAAAAGGATGTTCAGGATGTCCAAAGGGATATGGGTCTTTAAATAAATTAATGACAATTCCTGTTATTATTGATGACGAAATCGTGGCTATAGTAGGCGTTGGCAACAAAAGTAGAGATTACAATGACGAGGATATTTATCACTTAACAGCCTTGATGAGTGGAGTGTGGCATGCAGTAGAAAGAAGAAAAACACTAGAAAATATCGAATATTTAAGCTTTCATGATTCTCTTACAGATTTGTATAATAGGAGATTTTTTGATGAAGAGGTAAAACGCCTTGATAGGGAGAGAAATCTACCGATTTCTATTATAATGGGTGATGTCAATGGTCTGAAATTTACGAATGATATCTTTGGACATAGCTACGGGGACCTACTGCTAAAAAAAATTGCTGAGGTATTAAAAGAGGTATGTAGGGCTGATGACATTATAGCGAGAATCGGTGGAGATGAATTTATGATCTTACTTCCACGAACGAATTATTGTGAAGCAAAAAAAATAATCAGTAGAATAAAAAACGAACTGCCTATGAAAAAAGTAAGATTTATAAAATGTGACATGTCTTTAGGTGCATATACTAAAGTAGATAAGAATCAATCTTTTAAAGAGGTAATAGATAAAGCTGAAGAAAAAATGTACTTTGAGAAATCTATAAGGAAAAAGGAAGTACAAGAGCAACTCGTCAGTTTCATAATAAATGAATTACACAAGATTAGTGAAACAGAATATAATCATTACCTCCGTGTAAGTCAATTGTGTAAGAAATTAGGCAGAGTATTGTTTTTGCCGGAAGATGAGATACAAAATTTAAAAACAGCTGGTTATATCCATGATATTGGAAAGGTTGCATTGGATCAAAAGTATTTTGATAAAGAGTATAAACTTTGCCATCAAGAAATAAAAGAAATGAAAAAACATCCTTTACTAGGGTATAGAATTTTAAACTTAGTTCATGCCAATAATAAATTAGCAGAAGCCGTTTTGCATCATCATGAGCTGTGGGATGGTAGCGGCTACCCACAAGGACTAAAAGGAGAAGAAATTCCATTGTATTCTAGAATCATATCCTTAGCTGAGTGCTATGACAGATATACAAATGAGAATGATGAGAACAATCCAATAGAGAAAAAAGAAGTTTTATCTCATATTAAGGAATTTGCAGGGCAAAAATATGATCCTAAGCTTGCAGAACTATTTATTAAAATCATAGAATGA